A section of the Oncorhynchus gorbuscha isolate QuinsamMale2020 ecotype Even-year linkage group LG04, OgorEven_v1.0, whole genome shotgun sequence genome encodes:
- the zgc:101858 gene encoding 3-oxoacyl-[acyl-carrier-protein] reductase FabG — protein MASGEGFKVSSLKDKVTLITGASSGIGAGTSIMFAKLGALLALNGRDVENLTNIAKQCTDLGAAEPLLVPGDLTNEDTVKKTVELTIAHFGRLDVLINSAGILAMGSIETGDLAQYDKVMNVNVRSVYHLTQLCVPHLIRTKGSIVNVSSVNGQRSFPGVLAYCMSKSAIDQFTRCIALELAPKQVRVNSVCPGVIITDVHRRAGLDEEQYAQFLEKCKQTHALGRPGEVEEVAHAIAFLASDAATFITGVNLPVDGGRHAMCPR, from the exons ATGGCTTCAGGGGAAGGATTTAAG GTATCATCTTTGAAAGACAAAGTGACTTTGATCACAGGTGCCAGCTCGGGCATCGGGGCAGGGACAAGCATCATGTTCGCTAAACTTGGTGCCTTGCTCGCATTGAACGGGCGCGACGTGGAAAACCTCACCAACATAGCAAAACAGTGCACGGACCTGGGTGCTGCGGAG CCCTTGCTTGTACCAGGGGACCTGACCAACGAGGACACCGTAAAGAAGACAGTGGAACTGACCATTGCCCACTTTGGCCGGCTGGATGTGCTGATCAATAGCGCTGGCATTTTGGCCATGGGCAGCATTGAGACAGGTGACCTGGCTCAGTATGACAAGGTCATGAACGTCAACGTCAG ATCAGTGTACCATCTGACTCAGCTGTGTGTGCCCCACCTCATCAGGACTAAGGGTTCTATTGTCAATGTGTCCAGTGTCAACGGGCAACGATCA TTCCCAGGTGTCCTTGCCTATTGTATGTCCAAGTCCGCTATTGACCAATTCACGCGATGCATAGCACTTG AGCTAGCGCCGAAGCAGGTGCGAGTGAACTCTGTCTG TCCTGGTGTGATCATAACAGATGTCCACAGGAGAGCAGGCCTGGATGAGGAGCAGTATGCTCAG TTCCTTGAGAAGTGTAAGCAGACCCATGCCCTGGGGAGACCaggtgaggtggaggaggtggccCATGCCATAGCCTTCCTGGCGTCAGATGCTGCCACCTTCATTACCGGGGTCAACCTACCTGTGGATGGGGGGCGCCACGCCATGTGTCCAAGATAA